In Arachis stenosperma cultivar V10309 chromosome 1, arast.V10309.gnm1.PFL2, whole genome shotgun sequence, one DNA window encodes the following:
- the LOC130974854 gene encoding uncharacterized protein LOC130974854, with product MIELYVEFEQQSGMGAVGDEVNVDELEDIDWEEDNNDSEEEFEANYEVDDEDLAGNPAVQNEANAIVSQHTFGVPSFMRTLDLEAMHVPKFPEYANMGEGNVAPEDGEFSVEIEFGSRESVISAIKSYTISRGVDYTVYESEPQTFYAKCKGYGAGCDWLIQASLIRKKTCWEIRRYNGKHTCTMGMISQDHTKLDSDTITDAIRPLVKADPSIKVKSVIGEVQFRFNYIVSYRKAWLAKQKVVAKVFGDRKVSYQTLPVWLKAMTVKMPRSRVQIKTLPVYRKSEEVQGVRVVHCVFWSFYPCIVVLRHCKPLVQVDGTHLYEKYKGALLVAVAQYGNQNIVHIAFE from the exons ATGATAGAGCTGTacgttgagtttgaacaacagTCGGGGATGGGTGCGGTCGGCGACGAGGTCAATGTTGATGAGCTCGAGGATATAGATTGGGAAGAAGATAATAATGACAGTGAAGAGGAATTTGAAGCTAACTATGAAGTCGATGACGAAGACTTGGCAGGCAATCCGGCGGTGCAAAATGAAGCGAATGCGATTGTAAGCCAACATACGTTTGGTGTTCCGTCTTTTATGCGGACTCTAGATCTTGAAGCCATGCATGTCCCAAAATTTCCTGAGTATGCGAATATGG GTGAAGGTAACGTTGCGCCGGAAGATGGCGAGTTTAGTGTCGAAATAGAATTTGGTTCGAGAGAGTCGGTGATATCTGCAATCAAAAGCTACACCATCTCTAGAGGAGTTGATTACACTGTGTATGAGTCTGAGCCACAGACATTCTATGCGAAATGCAAGGGGTATGGTGCAGGGTGCGACTGGCTTATCCAAGCTAGCTTGATTCGAAAAAAAACTTGTTGGGAGATCAGGAGATACAATGGCAAGCACACATGCACCATGGGCATGATTTCACAAGATCATACCAAGTTGGACTCAGACACAATTACAGATGCCATTAGGCCGTTGGTCAAAGCAGACCCCTCGATAAAGGTAAAGTCTGTTATTGGAGAAGTTCAATTCAGGTTCAACTACATTGTGAGTTACCGCAAGGCTTGGTTGGCAAAGCAGAAAGTTGTCGCAAAGGTTTTCGGTGATCGGAAAGTTTCTTACCAGACTCTGCCAGTATGGTTGAAAGCAATGACGGTGAAGATGCCAAGGTCTCGTGTTCAAATTAAAACGCTCCCCGTTTACCGTAAGAGTGAGGAGGTTCAAGGTGTACGAGTTGTACACTGCGTTTTTTGGAGCTTCTATCCGTGTATTGTAGTATTAAGACACTGCAAGCCACTGGTGCAGGTTGATGGCACGCACCTGTACGAAAAATATAAAGGTGCACTTCTGGTAGCGGTTGCACAATATGGGAATCAAAACATTGTGCATATTGCATTTGAATAG
- the LOC130941498 gene encoding root phototropism protein 2-like has translation MAAPNRTLSLAMERTSQWVFSQELPSDLIVQVGEASFPLHKFMLVAKSNYIRKLIKESEEIEENELTRIDLSGIPGGSGTFEKAAKFCYGVKFDITAQNVAALRCAAEFLQMTEGNNLAGKTEDYLSHVAFFTLTGAITVLRSCRKLLPLADELNIVKRCVEAVSAKACSEANFPSRSPANWWTEDLAVLDVDFFGKVIAAMKNRGAKPKTLAAALIAYAERSLSTDRIRLLNPSDSDSDHRTNPRKLLESVVDLFPSDKTAFPASFVCCLLRCAISLRASNYCRSELEKRIAAVLELATVDDILVLSFAYDGDRLSDLETVRKIVSAFVENEKHAAVISAADDTCSVALRRVTKTVDAYLAEIASFNDLTISKFNAVATLIPKFAREIDDDLYRAVDIYLKAHSKLDEIEREKLCSVMDPLKLSYEARVHASQNKRLPVQMVLHALYYDQLRLRSEEEEEHRAAAAAAAVDVSLVKENEELRTELMRMKMYVTDLEKNALETTPSSSSTMKKKATFLSSVSRRLGKMNPFRNGSKDTTQLDDGPVDFNRPRRRRFSVS, from the exons ATGGCTGCTCCCAATAGAACACTCTCCCTTGCCATGGAGAGAACCAGCCAATG GGTTTTCTCTCAAGAACTTCCATCAGATCTTATAGTTCAAGTTGGAGAAGCAAGTTTCCCTCTCCACAAG TTTATGCTAGTGGCAAAGAGCAACTACATCAGAAAACTGATAAAGGAATCAGAAGAGATTGAAGAAAATGAACTCACCAGGATCGACCTTTCGGGCATTCCGGGAGGTAGTGGAACCTTTGAGAAGGCAGCGAAGTTCTGTTACGGCGTTAAGTTCGATATAACGGCTCAAAACGTCGCCGCTTTGCGCTGTGCCGCGGAGTTCCTCCAGATGACGGAAGGGAACAACCTCGCCGGTAAAACTGAGGACTATCTCTCTCATGTTGCGTTCTTCACACTCACCGGCGCCATCACGGTACTGAGATCGTGCCGGAAGCTCCTCCCTCTCGCCGACGAACTCAATATCGTGAAACGCTGCGTGGAGGCCGTCAGCGCCAAGGCTTGCAGCGAGGCAAATTTTCCGAGCAGGTCACCGGCGAACTGGTGGACGGAGGATCTCGCCGTTCTCGACGTAGATTTCTTCGGAAAAGTCATCGCCGCCATGAAGAATCGCGGCGCCAAACCGAAAACCCTAGCAGCAGCGTTAATCGCTTACGCAGAGCGATCTCTCTCCACCGACAGAATCCGTCTTTTGAATCCTAGTGATTCCGATTCTGATCACCGAACAAATCCGCGGAAGCTTCTGGAATCGGTGGTAGATCTCTTCCCCTCTGATAAAACCGCTTTTCCGGCTAGCTTCGTCTGCTGCCTCCTCCGCTGCGCGATCTCCCTCAGAGCATCTAACTACTGCAGGAGCGAACTGGAGAAGCGGATCGCGGCGGTTCTAGAACTCGCAACGGTGGACGACATCCTCGTTCTGTCGTTCGCCTACGACGGGGACAGGCTCTCAGATCTCGAGACCGTACGGAAGATCGTGTCGGCGTTCGTAGAGAACGAAAAGCATGCAGCGGTTATCTCTGCCGCCGACGATACCTGCTCCGTCGCGCTGCGCCGCGTGACCAAAACCGTCGACGCTTACCTCGCCGAGATCGCTTCGTTCAATGATCTCACAATCTCGAAGTTCAACGCCGTCGCAACTCTAATTCCCAAATTTGCACGCGAGATCGACGACGATCTCTACCGCGCCGTAGATATCTACCTCAAG GCGCACTCGAAGCTTGATGAGATAGAGAGGGAGAAGTTGTGTAGTGTGATGGATCCGTTGAAGCTATCATACGAGGCGCGTGTGCACGCGTCGCAGAACAAGCGTTTACCGGTGCAGATGGTGCTTCATGCTCTTTACTACGACCAACTGCGACTGAGGagtgaggaagaagaggaacaCCGTGCTGCTGCGGCGGCGGCGGCGGTGGATGTGTCGTTGGTGAAGGAGAATGAGGAGCTGAGGACGGAGctgatgaggatgaagatgtacGTTACGGATCTGGAGAAGAACGCTCTGGAAACGACGCCTTCGTCGTCGTCAACGATGAAGAAGAAGGCCACGTTTTTGTCCTCTGTTTCTAGGAGGCTGGGGAAGATGAACCCGTTTAGAAATGGGTCAAAAGATACGACCCAATTAGATGATGGGCCTGTGGATTTCAATCGGCCCAGAAGGAGAAGGTTCTCTGTTTCCTAg